A window of the Lysinibacillus irui genome harbors these coding sequences:
- a CDS encoding tetratricopeptide repeat protein codes for MTVNNAMTEMMQALEQGDLALIDQLLESFLMKELPEEIYALAEIFMQYGYMKEADRVLEHLQFLFPEEAQLKIDRANVLMELGDEDEALELLLEIEETSPEYPQALLVLADYYQMQGLFEVAEKRINEALVILPDEPLLHFAKAELLFETGRFLEAARLYEELYEQQEEFAGIQLVERLAEVYRAGAAYETAFDYYVKALEDEVKPDILFGAAYSAFQSQKYEMAIKQLEELKELDPDYFSAYLLLAESYAMTEDNSKAYAAIQEGLKRDEYDKSLYLFAGKMALKNGLPEEAEQHLREAIALDPEYMEAVLALISVLGQQERHEDVIELFESLQQNDFEWSALYPFAAEAYENLELYDRAYEFYRLAYNDFKEDATFLEKYVYFLLEEGKRSEAKEVLGQLINIQPGEPEWQEKLETLEFE; via the coding sequence ATGACTGTGAACAATGCGATGACTGAAATGATGCAAGCACTTGAACAAGGAGACTTAGCATTAATAGATCAGCTACTAGAATCATTTTTAATGAAGGAGCTACCCGAAGAGATTTATGCACTTGCTGAGATTTTTATGCAATATGGGTATATGAAAGAAGCTGACCGTGTACTGGAGCATTTACAATTTTTATTCCCAGAAGAGGCACAGTTAAAAATAGATCGTGCAAATGTATTAATGGAGCTTGGTGATGAAGATGAAGCATTAGAATTATTATTAGAAATCGAAGAAACATCACCAGAATATCCTCAAGCTTTATTAGTTTTAGCTGATTATTATCAAATGCAAGGGTTATTTGAGGTGGCAGAAAAACGTATAAATGAAGCATTAGTGATTTTACCAGACGAGCCATTATTACATTTTGCAAAAGCAGAGCTGTTATTTGAAACAGGACGTTTTTTAGAGGCAGCAAGATTATATGAGGAACTATATGAACAGCAAGAGGAATTCGCTGGGATACAACTGGTTGAACGATTGGCCGAGGTGTACCGAGCAGGGGCAGCCTATGAAACAGCTTTCGATTATTATGTAAAGGCTCTTGAGGATGAGGTAAAGCCAGATATTTTATTTGGAGCCGCTTATTCTGCCTTTCAATCACAAAAATACGAGATGGCTATTAAACAATTAGAGGAATTAAAGGAATTAGATCCTGATTATTTTTCAGCCTATTTATTGCTTGCTGAAAGCTACGCTATGACAGAGGATAATTCAAAGGCCTATGCTGCCATTCAAGAGGGATTAAAACGCGATGAGTATGATAAATCACTTTATTTATTTGCTGGTAAAATGGCATTGAAAAATGGTTTACCAGAAGAAGCAGAACAACACCTAAGAGAAGCCATAGCGCTTGATCCTGAATATATGGAAGCGGTACTGGCACTTATTTCTGTGTTAGGCCAACAAGAGCGCCATGAGGATGTTATTGAATTATTTGAATCTTTACAGCAAAATGATTTTGAATGGAGCGCATTATATCCTTTTGCGGCAGAAGCATATGAAAATTTAGAATTGTACGACCGTGCATACGAATTTTACCGTTTGGCATATAATGATTTTAAGGAAGACGCAACATTTTTAGAGAAATATGTTTACTTCTTATTAGAGGAAGGAAAACGTTCAGAGGCAAAAGAGGTTCTTGGACAATTAATCAACATTCAACCGGGTGAACCAGAGTGGCAAGAGAAGTTAGAAACCTTAGAATTTGAGTAA
- a CDS encoding ReoY family proteolytic degradation factor, with protein MTASVSVVDKKAFVRWFLKNYQLKRRECVWILNYLLSNDDLLKRIRFVEEAHYCPRAMVMSTVDSTGVPFRFYKGNVMTADAEKSFHDLRLHEQEDMYIQLNFPNIPPSAQYLAVLEENPYMPETLLVSEKDRLLAEELLSNSLLVFQEEKLLAQIDEALDQGDEERFYELSNLLQALKETANLR; from the coding sequence ATGACTGCTTCTGTATCAGTTGTTGATAAAAAAGCATTTGTTCGATGGTTTTTAAAAAATTATCAATTGAAACGTCGTGAGTGTGTATGGATTTTAAATTACTTATTAAGTAATGATGACCTATTAAAAAGAATCCGATTTGTGGAAGAAGCTCATTATTGTCCTAGGGCAATGGTGATGTCGACAGTAGACTCAACAGGTGTGCCTTTTCGTTTCTATAAAGGCAATGTAATGACGGCAGATGCTGAGAAGTCTTTCCATGATTTACGACTACATGAACAAGAAGATATGTATATACAATTGAATTTTCCAAATATACCACCAAGTGCACAATACTTAGCAGTTCTCGAAGAAAACCCTTATATGCCAGAAACACTGTTAGTCAGTGAAAAAGATCGTTTACTGGCAGAAGAGCTGCTTTCCAATAGCTTACTCGTATTCCAGGAAGAAAAATTACTCGCACAAATTGATGAAGCCCTCGACCAGGGAGATGAAGAGCGTTTTTATGAATTGTCTAATTTGTTACAAGCACTAAAGGAAACGGCCAATTTACGTTAA
- a CDS encoding DUF2487 family protein encodes MYFNANDVTSFMAQKDFIDTAIVPLVSIDLSSEKMKQSGAEVDFVMSLTSFIEQQFKGRLLVMPPFSYMTTLKNEDLPQQLEAQLHNAGFKHVFFITCDHFWTNSGDIVNIIWLPAIPLESMDASVKKSILEDQLRQVIPMLSTKWAQI; translated from the coding sequence ATGTATTTTAATGCAAACGATGTGACATCGTTTATGGCACAGAAGGATTTCATTGATACTGCAATTGTTCCACTCGTATCCATTGATCTATCTTCTGAAAAAATGAAACAGAGTGGTGCGGAAGTAGATTTTGTTATGTCTTTAACTTCATTTATAGAGCAACAGTTCAAAGGCCGTTTACTAGTCATGCCACCATTTTCTTATATGACAACTTTAAAAAACGAAGATTTACCACAGCAATTAGAAGCACAATTACATAATGCTGGATTTAAGCATGTGTTCTTCATTACTTGTGACCATTTTTGGACAAATAGTGGGGATATAGTAAATATTATTTGGTTACCAGCTATTCCATTAGAAAGTATGGATGCCAGTGTGAAAAAATCCATTCTGGAAGATCAACTACGACAAGTGATTCCGATGCTTTCGACCAAATGGGCACAGATTTAA
- a CDS encoding QcrA and Rieske domain-containing protein — protein MSNNRVSRRQFLSYTLTGVGGFMAAGMLMPMLRFAIDPVLQKHDGGNFIKTEHKIADITEEPVKVDFSFEQVDAWYKSDVTNVAWVYKNGDQIVALSPVCKHLGCMVNWGGDSAHPEQFFCPCHAGRYEKNGKNVPGTPPTGPLDEYEVKEEDGYLSIGPTKANTLVK, from the coding sequence ATGAGTAATAATCGAGTTTCACGTCGTCAATTTCTTAGCTATACACTAACTGGTGTAGGTGGATTTATGGCGGCAGGTATGCTAATGCCAATGCTTCGTTTTGCAATTGATCCAGTGTTACAAAAACATGATGGAGGGAATTTCATAAAAACGGAGCATAAAATCGCTGATATTACTGAAGAACCTGTTAAAGTTGACTTTTCATTCGAACAAGTTGATGCATGGTACAAATCGGATGTTACAAATGTAGCGTGGGTATACAAAAATGGCGACCAAATAGTAGCCTTATCTCCTGTTTGTAAGCATTTAGGATGTATGGTGAATTGGGGAGGAGATTCAGCACACCCAGAACAATTCTTCTGTCCTTGTCATGCTGGACGTTACGAGAAAAACGGTAAAAATGTACCAGGAACACCACCTACAGGTCCGTTGGATGAATATGAAGTTAAAGAAGAAGATGGTTACTTATCAATTGGTCCAACTAAAGCAAACACTCTAGTTAAGTAA
- the qcrB gene encoding menaquinol-cytochrome c reductase cytochrome b subunit produces MLNKIYDWVDERLDITPIWRDIADHEVPEHVNPAHHFSAFVYCFGGLTFFITVIQILSGMFLTMYYVPDVVNAWKSVYYLQNEVAFGEIVRGMHHWGASLVIVMMFLHTLRVFFTGSYKKPRELNWMVGVGIFGVMMGLGFTGYLLPWDMKALFATKVGIEIAASVPFIGSMIKVLLAGDTTILGAQTLTRFFAIHVFFLPAVLFGLLAAHFIMIRRQGISGPL; encoded by the coding sequence GTGCTAAATAAAATTTATGATTGGGTCGATGAACGCTTAGATATTACACCGATTTGGCGTGATATTGCTGACCACGAAGTGCCTGAGCACGTAAACCCTGCACACCATTTTTCAGCATTCGTTTACTGTTTTGGTGGATTAACGTTCTTCATTACAGTTATACAAATTCTATCTGGTATGTTCCTAACAATGTACTATGTACCAGACGTTGTGAATGCCTGGAAATCAGTTTATTATTTACAAAACGAAGTAGCATTTGGTGAAATCGTCCGCGGTATGCACCACTGGGGAGCTTCATTAGTAATCGTAATGATGTTCTTACATACGCTTCGTGTATTCTTTACAGGTTCTTATAAGAAACCTCGTGAATTAAACTGGATGGTTGGTGTAGGTATTTTTGGTGTAATGATGGGTCTTGGCTTTACAGGATACTTATTACCTTGGGATATGAAAGCATTGTTCGCTACTAAAGTAGGTATCGAAATTGCTGCATCTGTACCGTTTATCGGTTCAATGATTAAAGTATTATTAGCGGGTGACACAACGATTCTAGGTGCTCAAACGTTAACACGATTCTTTGCGATTCATGTATTCTTCTTACCTGCAGTATTGTTTGGGTTACTTGCAGCGCACTTTATCATGATTCGTCGCCAAGGAATTTCAGGACCGTTGTAA
- a CDS encoding menaquinol-cytochrome c reductase cytochrome b/c subunit has protein sequence MHRGKGMKFVGDSRIKANHRMPNVPKDYSEYPGKTEAFWPNFLLKEWMVGAVFLIAYLLLTVAHPSPLEGPADPTRAYTPLPDWYFLSMYQLLKYSFASGPYQIIGTLVIPGLAFGALLLMPFLDKGPERRPSKRPLPTAFMLLTLAAMFYLTWESVVNHDWEAQKAMGAIVETVEFDKESEGYKIYAGSACITCHGEGLEGGAGAPSLMNTGLTADQIKDIAHNGSESGKMPAGLWTGSDEDLQKLAEFIESLKAE, from the coding sequence ATGCATCGCGGAAAAGGAATGAAATTTGTTGGTGATTCTCGTATTAAAGCGAATCACAGAATGCCGAACGTTCCAAAGGATTATTCCGAATATCCAGGTAAGACGGAAGCTTTCTGGCCAAACTTCTTACTGAAGGAATGGATGGTTGGTGCTGTATTCTTAATTGCTTATTTATTATTAACAGTTGCTCATCCATCGCCACTTGAAGGGCCGGCAGACCCAACTAGAGCATATACACCACTACCAGACTGGTACTTCTTATCTATGTATCAACTTTTAAAATACTCATTTGCTTCTGGTCCATACCAAATCATAGGGACTCTTGTAATTCCAGGTCTTGCATTTGGAGCGCTATTATTAATGCCATTTTTAGACAAGGGTCCAGAACGTCGTCCATCTAAACGTCCGTTACCGACTGCGTTTATGTTATTAACTTTGGCTGCTATGTTCTACCTAACTTGGGAGTCAGTTGTTAACCACGACTGGGAAGCTCAAAAAGCTATGGGTGCAATCGTTGAAACAGTAGAGTTCGATAAAGAATCAGAAGGTTATAAAATCTATGCTGGTTCTGCATGTATTACATGTCACGGTGAAGGCTTAGAAGGTGGAGCAGGTGCGCCATCTCTAATGAACACAGGTTTAACAGCTGATCAAATTAAGGACATTGCTCATAATGGTTCTGAAAGTGGTAAAATGCCAGCAGGATTATGGACAGGTTCAGATGAAGATCTTCAAAAACTTGCTGAATTCATCGAAAGCTTAAAAGCAGAGTAA
- a CDS encoding DUF1405 domain-containing protein gives MQLTRANIWFLLTHKTFLIALLIINLLGTIYGYYWYGWQLAITKPIFYIFVPDSPTASLFFCFVLIAWIMGKSWPLMEVLALVTLVKYGLWADVMNIWSLIETGTIGWQGWMLVGSHFAMAFQAILYMKKYVFSYWHVAIAAVWTLHNDVIDYVFGQMPMYRDLADYTSYIGYFTFWLSIACIFLAIFSIRWRKYLPN, from the coding sequence ATGCAATTAACAAGAGCAAATATTTGGTTTCTTCTTACTCATAAAACTTTTTTAATCGCGCTATTAATTATTAATTTACTAGGTACAATTTATGGCTATTATTGGTATGGATGGCAGTTAGCCATTACAAAGCCTATTTTTTATATTTTTGTGCCAGATAGTCCGACAGCAAGTCTTTTCTTTTGTTTTGTGCTGATAGCTTGGATTATGGGTAAAAGCTGGCCACTCATGGAAGTGCTGGCACTCGTTACATTGGTAAAGTATGGCCTTTGGGCAGATGTCATGAATATTTGGTCATTAATTGAAACAGGAACGATAGGCTGGCAAGGCTGGATGCTTGTAGGATCGCATTTTGCAATGGCTTTTCAAGCCATATTATATATGAAGAAATATGTTTTCTCTTATTGGCATGTAGCTATAGCTGCTGTATGGACGCTCCATAACGATGTTATTGACTATGTATTTGGTCAAATGCCTATGTATCGAGATTTAGCCGATTACACAAGCTATATTGGCTACTTCACGTTTTGGTTATCAATTGCATGTATTTTTCTTGCAATTTTCTCAATTAGATGGCGCAAATATTTGCCGAATTAG
- a CDS encoding zinc metallopeptidase produces the protein MYIVYFVIIMLLPLYAQMKVKGTYKKFAKQRTMKGQTGAEVARAILDANGLYDVRVVPTQGVLSDHYNPATKTVALSESNFYEASVAGAAVAAHEVGHAIQHKEAYSMLTLRSKLVPVANISSNMSWLFVMVGIFTSMSNLLLLGIILLAAGVVFQLVTLPVEFDASKRALVQMNSLGIITNEEERPARKVLSAAALTYVAAAAVAVLELLRLILIFTNMRSDD, from the coding sequence ATGTATATCGTTTATTTTGTTATTATTATGCTGCTGCCACTTTACGCACAAATGAAGGTAAAAGGCACGTATAAAAAGTTTGCAAAACAACGTACAATGAAGGGACAGACTGGTGCAGAAGTAGCGCGTGCGATTCTAGATGCGAACGGACTATATGATGTACGAGTTGTGCCAACGCAAGGTGTGTTGTCTGATCATTATAATCCGGCAACCAAAACAGTTGCTTTATCGGAAAGTAACTTTTATGAAGCGAGTGTTGCAGGTGCTGCGGTAGCTGCCCATGAGGTAGGTCACGCCATCCAACATAAAGAAGCTTATTCTATGCTTACACTACGTAGTAAGCTCGTTCCAGTAGCAAACATTTCTTCCAATATGTCTTGGCTTTTTGTGATGGTTGGTATTTTTACGAGTATGTCGAATTTATTGCTGTTAGGTATCATATTATTAGCAGCAGGTGTTGTTTTCCAATTAGTGACACTGCCAGTGGAATTCGATGCTTCGAAGCGTGCGTTAGTACAAATGAATTCATTAGGTATCATTACTAACGAAGAAGAACGTCCAGCTCGAAAGGTGTTAAGTGCAGCCGCACTCACATATGTAGCAGCGGCAGCAGTAGCTGTACTTGAGTTATTACGTTTAATATTAATTTTCACAAATATGCGTAGCGACGACTAA
- a CDS encoding YitT family protein, translated as MLKQIKIRNIIAIMLGAAIFSFGFVHFNIQNQLGEGGLSGITLILYFTLGWDPALMNLLLNIPMFIIGYRLLGKKSFVYTLVGTLSVSLFLKIFQKYQFTIHLEDDMLLVALFAGVFVGLGLGIVFRFGGTTGGVDILARLGHKYFGWSMGKTMFVFDAIVIILSWLTFLDARSMMYTLVAVFVGARVIDFVQEGAYAARGALIISEKSGMIAETIALRMERGITILEGHGHFTKQPKEVIYCVIGRNEVVRLKSIVHEVDPHAFVSIIEVRDVAGEGFTLDDQKQPLH; from the coding sequence ATGCTAAAACAGATTAAAATTCGCAATATTATCGCAATTATGCTCGGAGCTGCCATTTTCAGCTTCGGCTTTGTTCACTTCAACATTCAAAATCAGCTAGGTGAAGGTGGACTAAGTGGGATTACTCTCATCCTTTATTTTACACTAGGTTGGGATCCCGCCTTAATGAACCTGTTATTAAATATTCCCATGTTTATTATAGGTTATCGATTGCTTGGAAAAAAATCATTTGTTTATACACTTGTAGGCACTTTATCTGTATCTCTTTTTCTAAAAATTTTCCAAAAATATCAATTTACCATTCATTTAGAGGACGATATGCTACTCGTTGCCCTTTTTGCTGGTGTATTTGTTGGTCTTGGTCTTGGTATTGTTTTCCGATTTGGCGGCACGACAGGTGGTGTCGACATCTTGGCGCGACTTGGACATAAATACTTTGGATGGAGTATGGGTAAGACAATGTTTGTCTTCGATGCCATTGTTATCATTCTTTCGTGGTTAACTTTCTTAGATGCACGTTCTATGATGTATACACTAGTAGCTGTATTTGTCGGTGCACGTGTCATTGATTTTGTACAAGAAGGTGCCTACGCTGCACGTGGTGCTTTAATTATTTCTGAAAAGTCGGGTATGATTGCTGAAACAATTGCCTTAAGAATGGAACGAGGTATCACCATTTTAGAAGGTCATGGTCATTTTACTAAGCAACCTAAAGAGGTAATATACTGTGTAATTGGCCGCAATGAAGTTGTACGTTTAAAATCAATTGTCCATGAAGTTGATCCTCACGCATTTGTTTCGATAATAGAAGTTCGAGATGTTGCGGGTGAAGGCTTCACGCTAGATGACCAAAAGCAGCCACTTCATTAA
- a CDS encoding nucleotide pyrophosphohydrolase, with protein MTEQLSMQALQQRVDDYIGQFKEGYFPPFELLARLTEELGELSREVQDVYGQKKKKSTEDTNSIEEELGDFFFVLVCFANAQGIKLDEALLRVIHKFETRDKDRWTRKDEE; from the coding sequence ATGACAGAGCAACTATCAATGCAAGCATTGCAACAGCGTGTTGATGATTATATAGGACAATTCAAGGAAGGATATTTCCCACCATTCGAGCTACTTGCGCGTTTAACAGAGGAATTAGGTGAGCTGTCACGCGAGGTTCAAGATGTTTACGGACAAAAAAAGAAAAAGAGTACAGAGGACACAAATAGTATCGAAGAAGAGCTAGGAGATTTTTTCTTTGTACTAGTATGCTTTGCAAATGCACAAGGTATTAAACTAGATGAAGCACTTTTACGCGTCATACATAAATTTGAAACTAGAGATAAGGATCGCTGGACTAGAAAGGATGAAGAATGA
- the dapB gene encoding 4-hydroxy-tetrahydrodipicolinate reductase: MSIRVAIAGARGKMGAEAVHTVMKHDKMELVAVLDYKEVGKTLADLDMFPASYTIPIFTEMHDLVEATAPDVLVDLTNPHAVYKHTKEALHLNVRPVIGTTGFTDAQLEELSAMAKEKELGCIIAPNFAIGAILMMKFAKEAAKYLPDVEIIEMHHDQKLDAPSGTAVKTAQLIQEVRTPKTQGHPEEKETIEGARGGDFDGMRIHSVRLPGLVAHQQVLFGGDGQLLTIRHDSLNRNSFMSGVAFCIEEVMKMDQLVYGLENII; encoded by the coding sequence ATGTCGATTCGTGTAGCTATTGCGGGAGCTAGAGGAAAAATGGGAGCTGAGGCTGTACATACGGTCATGAAACATGACAAAATGGAATTAGTAGCTGTACTAGATTATAAGGAAGTAGGAAAAACATTAGCTGATTTAGATATGTTTCCAGCAAGCTATACGATACCTATTTTTACAGAAATGCATGATCTTGTAGAAGCAACTGCACCCGATGTGTTAGTCGATTTAACTAACCCTCATGCAGTATACAAGCATACTAAGGAAGCATTGCATTTAAATGTCCGACCTGTAATTGGTACAACAGGATTTACAGACGCACAACTAGAGGAATTATCAGCCATGGCTAAAGAAAAAGAGTTAGGCTGTATTATTGCACCTAACTTTGCGATTGGCGCTATCCTGATGATGAAATTTGCGAAAGAAGCGGCCAAATACTTGCCAGATGTAGAAATTATTGAAATGCACCATGATCAGAAGCTTGATGCACCATCAGGAACAGCAGTAAAAACGGCACAATTAATACAAGAGGTTCGTACGCCTAAGACGCAAGGACATCCAGAAGAAAAAGAAACCATTGAAGGTGCAAGAGGTGGAGACTTTGATGGCATGCGCATTCACTCCGTCCGTTTACCTGGTTTAGTGGCACACCAGCAAGTATTATTTGGAGGAGATGGGCAGCTACTAACGATTCGTCATGATTCATTAAACAGAAACTCCTTTATGTCAGGTGTTGCCTTTTGCATAGAAGAGGTTATGAAAATGGATCAGCTTGTTTATGGTTTAGAAAACATCATCTAA
- the mgsA gene encoding methylglyoxal synthase: MKIALIAHDRKKDNLVQFAIAYQDILHEHTLYATGTTGQRVIEATGLEVTRFRSGPLGGDQQIGAMIANNDMDMVIFFRDPLTAQPHEPDVSALIRLCDVYQVPLATNMGTAEILLKGLQEGFVDWRLIQERRN, translated from the coding sequence ATGAAAATCGCATTGATTGCACATGATCGTAAAAAAGATAATTTAGTACAGTTTGCTATTGCTTACCAAGATATTTTACATGAACATACGCTTTATGCTACCGGCACAACAGGACAACGTGTAATCGAGGCTACTGGCTTAGAGGTAACGCGTTTTCGCTCAGGGCCACTTGGTGGCGACCAACAAATTGGCGCTATGATTGCCAATAATGATATGGACATGGTTATTTTTTTCCGTGATCCATTAACAGCACAACCACATGAGCCAGATGTTTCTGCACTTATCCGTCTTTGTGATGTTTACCAAGTGCCACTGGCGACAAATATGGGAACAGCAGAAATATTACTAAAAGGCCTACAAGAGGGCTTTGTGGATTGGAGACTGATACAAGAAAGACGCAATTAA
- the bshA gene encoding N-acetyl-alpha-D-glucosaminyl L-malate synthase BshA: MKKLKIGITCYPTVGGSGVIATELGKMLAERGHEIHFITSSVPFRLNKIYPTVFFHEVEVNNYSVFQYSPYDIALASKMADVIKDEELDVLHVHYAIPHAVCAVLAREMSGRDIGIVTTLHGTDISVLGQDSTLSQAIKYGIDKSDIVTTVSQALKEQTYELIDTVKPIETIYNFVDEREYFPRNSGNLKEQFGIQEDEKVLIHVSNFRKIKNLPHVVDAFMKIRANMKAKLLLVGDGPEKHRVMDQVKGSPYMKDVLFLGKQENLAELYAISDLKLLLSQQESFGLVLLEAMACGVPCIGSNVGGIPEVIEHGVDGYIVELGDTDAVAEYATQLLQDEEQLLRFREAAIRAVSEKFHSTKIVKQYENLYEKVAERNHAKQ; the protein is encoded by the coding sequence ATGAAAAAGCTAAAAATCGGCATTACCTGTTATCCTACAGTTGGTGGCTCTGGTGTCATTGCAACAGAATTAGGCAAAATGCTTGCAGAAAGAGGACATGAAATTCATTTCATTACCTCAAGCGTACCATTTCGATTGAATAAAATTTATCCAACCGTCTTTTTCCATGAAGTCGAAGTTAATAATTATTCAGTGTTTCAATATTCTCCATACGATATTGCATTAGCGAGTAAAATGGCAGACGTCATAAAGGATGAAGAGTTGGATGTGTTGCATGTGCATTATGCCATTCCACATGCAGTATGTGCGGTATTAGCACGTGAAATGAGTGGTAGAGATATTGGCATCGTCACAACCCTTCATGGCACAGATATTTCGGTGCTGGGGCAAGATTCTACGTTATCACAGGCCATTAAGTATGGAATTGATAAATCTGATATTGTGACAACCGTGTCACAAGCATTAAAAGAACAAACCTATGAGTTAATTGATACAGTAAAACCAATTGAAACGATTTATAATTTCGTGGATGAACGTGAATACTTCCCTCGTAATTCAGGAAACTTAAAAGAGCAATTTGGTATTCAAGAAGATGAAAAAGTCCTCATACATGTATCTAACTTCCGTAAAATTAAAAATCTTCCACATGTTGTAGATGCTTTTATGAAAATTCGTGCAAACATGAAGGCAAAGCTCCTACTAGTTGGAGATGGTCCTGAAAAGCATCGTGTTATGGACCAAGTAAAGGGAAGTCCCTATATGAAGGATGTTTTATTTTTAGGAAAACAAGAAAACTTGGCTGAATTATATGCGATTAGTGATTTGAAACTATTACTTTCACAGCAGGAATCGTTTGGACTGGTTTTATTAGAAGCAATGGCTTGTGGTGTACCTTGTATTGGGTCCAATGTAGGTGGCATCCCAGAAGTCATTGAACATGGCGTAGATGGCTATATTGTTGAATTAGGGGATACAGATGCAGTAGCTGAGTATGCTACTCAATTATTGCAAGATGAAGAACAACTATTGCGTTTCCGAGAAGCGGCCATTCGTGCAGTAAGTGAAAAATTCCATTCAACAAAAATTGTTAAACAATATGAAAATTTGTATGAGAAGGTTGCGGAAAGAAATCATGCAAAACAATAA
- a CDS encoding CCA tRNA nucleotidyltransferase: protein MQNNNEWQAAFFVIEQLEQAGFEAVIVGGAVRDALLNRPAHDVDVATNALPEEVKSVFPRTVDIGIQHGTVLVIVPAGPVEVTTYRTDGEYTDHRRPEKVQFVRSLQEDLQRRDFTMNAIAMRRDGSFVDYYGGLQDIDKHIIRAVGDAPNRFAEDALRMLRAIRFSAQLDFTIEANTLTAIQQKAADLAFIAKERIKAELDKLWVGQTVFGGLQKLEESGLTAYLIGDFHAAHWLEFHTQDKRLGWAYFALLQGTDWRGVLRDYRLSNKEMAFVKSVLSAYDALKGGWTNTHYFMYTEQELEAARYFAQLTQLDAPIPQLSVRELQAMLPIKQKQELVVNGADLLKWSGKKGGPWVKEALEDMLTAILHHELQNDRQQIRNWLELHYF from the coding sequence ATGCAAAACAATAATGAATGGCAGGCAGCCTTTTTTGTAATCGAACAGCTAGAACAGGCAGGATTTGAGGCTGTTATTGTTGGTGGGGCTGTAAGAGATGCTTTACTCAATCGGCCTGCCCATGATGTAGATGTTGCAACAAATGCCTTGCCTGAAGAAGTAAAATCTGTCTTTCCACGGACAGTTGATATTGGGATTCAGCATGGGACGGTACTTGTTATCGTGCCCGCTGGACCTGTTGAAGTGACTACCTACAGGACAGATGGGGAATATACGGACCACCGCCGTCCAGAAAAAGTACAGTTTGTGCGTTCCTTGCAAGAGGATTTACAACGTCGTGATTTTACGATGAATGCCATTGCTATGCGTCGTGACGGTTCTTTTGTAGATTATTACGGTGGGCTTCAAGATATCGACAAGCATATTATTCGAGCTGTTGGTGATGCACCAAATCGCTTTGCAGAAGATGCTTTACGGATGCTGAGAGCGATTCGCTTTTCCGCGCAGCTTGATTTTACAATCGAGGCAAATACATTGACAGCCATCCAACAAAAAGCCGCTGATCTGGCTTTTATTGCAAAAGAACGTATAAAAGCAGAGCTGGATAAGCTTTGGGTAGGACAAACAGTTTTTGGTGGTCTACAGAAATTAGAGGAAAGCGGTTTGACTGCCTATTTAATAGGAGATTTTCATGCTGCGCATTGGCTTGAATTTCATACACAGGACAAGCGCTTGGGCTGGGCCTATTTTGCTTTACTGCAAGGGACAGATTGGCGAGGGGTTTTGCGAGATTATCGACTATCAAATAAAGAAATGGCGTTTGTCAAATCGGTTTTAAGTGCCTATGATGCTCTAAAAGGTGGATGGACAAACACACATTATTTTATGTACACAGAGCAGGAGCTAGAGGCGGCACGCTATTTTGCCCAGCTGACTCAATTGGACGCTCCTATACCTCAGCTGTCTGTAAGAGAGTTACAGGCAATGCTACCCATTAAACAGAAGCAAGAATTAGTGGTGAATGGGGCAGATTTACTGAAATGGTCAGGAAAAAAAGGTGGACCTTGGGTAAAAGAAGCCTTGGAGGACATGCTGACAGCCATTCTTCATCATGAGCTTCAAAATGATCGACAACAAATACGAAACTGGCTGGAGCTACACTATTTCTAG